Genomic segment of Candidatus Binatia bacterium:
TCGTCCGATAAGATATATTATGTAAACTTTCTGAAGGAAAGTTTTACATAACATTCTGGATCCAAAACTGGCGACCGCTACCCTACCGTTGGAAGGTTTTATCGGAGGTTCGAAGAGGAGTCCTGCCCTCAGCGGACCTACTTTACCGAGAACAGACGCGTGCGGAGTTTTTCGGTGCGGCGGATGTATTGCCAGCCGGCCTTGTCGTTCGCAACGAGCTCGTAGATTCCCTTCTCCTCGAGACGGTCCCGGCTCATCTCGCTGCACGTAGTTCTGTAGGCGTTTTCGATCCACTCCTTGTGATAGCAGCAATTCCCGGAGCGGATATTGCCGTTTCCGGGGCTTTGGGGCTGGAAGAATAAACAATATCCGCAAACGCTGTCCAGAGCCGTTGGGCGGACTTTCCTTGTCATTCTGGGATTCATAAGTCCGGCCTTAGAAATATCGCCACAGCCACCATTTTTCAAACGCAATCTTGGCCCAGTAAATGGAACGGGAAGGCCCCCAGGACCGCGCTTCGCCGGCGCCGAAAGGCGGCCAGCCGCTCGGATATGTGGTTCGGTTGGCCGCAGCGCGCCCGGCGCCGAGCGCCAAGAGTCATATCGTATGAAGCCGCAACGGCAACGCCTCTCCCCTCCCGGTAAGCTTCACCGTCAAGTTGTGCGCGACGACGTCGGCTTCTTGATGCGCCACGACACCGGCCTTTGACGCCGGCATGTCGGCGCAATCGCCGATGGCGTAGACATTATCCCACTTTGTCTCAAGCGTATCGTAGTCGACGCGAACGCCAGTCTCCGTATCCGCCAGGCCGGAATCCAGCAGCGCGCGCGCCGGCCGGTGCGGCGGAATCATGAACAGAAGATCGTATTTGAGTTTATAGCCATATAGGCCGTTGACGGTTCTTTTTTCGGGATCGATCGACTGGACGAAGAACTCGTAGTGCTGCTTGATGCCGCGCGCCTTGCTCTGAGCATCCATCCAGACGACCGGCTCGTGCGCTTGTCCGGCGGGCTCCGGATCGCGGGTAAAATACTCGATGGTCACGCGGTCGCGCATCCCGCGCGCCTTAAAATAGCTGTCGAGCAGCCATTGGGCCTCGTACGGCGCTGGCGGACAACGGTAGGGACCAAGCGGAACGCCCACTAAGACTCGGCCGCCGTCAAAAGCTTCAATCGCCCGGCGCATCTTCAAAGCGGCCTCCAACTCCCATGCGTGATGCGCCCCTTCGGCGTAGCCGGGGATCATGTCGGCCGCGATTTCCAGGCCGAGCGACACGATCAGGTAGTCGTACGGAATATTGCCGCCGCCGAGCGCGATCTGCTGGCGCGCCGGATCGATGCCTACGATCTCGTCTTGAATAACTTTGACGCCGCGTTTCTCCAGGCTTCGAAGCCTTCGCGTGATATGCTCGGGCTCGCGTCGCCCGACCATGACAAATAGAAACGCGGGCATAAATACGTGGTCGGGACGCCGATCGATCAACAGCACGTCATGCCGCGAACCCAGCGCACGCCCGAGCTTGGTCGCCGCGACGATGCCGCCGCTGCCGCCGCCGAGAATGACGATCTGTTTTCGTCCGTTAGGCATACGGCTCAATTCCGACGGTTCTTCTCATGGTCATCCGGGCTCAATCCTGAGGGCCGCCGGCCGACCGCTTCTTTCGACCTCAGAGCCAGGCCACGCAGGTTTCTCAAGCGTTGCTCGCGCCACACAGCCTGTTCCGCCTTTCCATCGGAAGTCAGCTCGCTTCCGAAGCGTGAGCTCAGACGAAGAGAACCCACGACCAGGACGTCGGACAAGGCCTTGAGCTCTTCAAGGATCCACCCTCGAGTCCGAGGCAGGAAAAACAGCAGGCCGACGACGATAACGACGATGAGGATAATCATGAAAGGTTCGGGGAGGATCAGAGCAACGGTTCCGCTCTCAGCGGAGAAACGTATCTTCCTGGCGGAGCGCCTCCGCGGCATTCTTCAAGGATTCTTCCGTCGGCGGCCTCTCGCCGAGCAGCCCGATCTGGCGCAGAAACTGGCCGATCTGCGCGTGGTCGCGCGGGCTCACCGGCGCGTACGGGCGCGACGGCTCTCCAATGTCCACGCCGAAGTGCTTCATCGCCGACTTCATCACCGGCGGCAGTCCGTAGGCCGCCCACTTGCCGGGAAAAAGCGCGAAGCAGCGCTGCCAGTACCGGGCGCGCCCGATGTCGCCTTCTCTGAAAGCGCGAACCACTTGCGCGCCGATCCTGGTTCCCGGCGGCGGCATCGTCGCGCCCGAGCCGCCCATCATCAAGGTCGCCAGGAGCGGCTGCATGGTCGTGAAGTAGTGCCCCCTGCCGGCGAGATCGATCTGTTCGATCAATCGGGAAATCTTCGTGATGTCGCGCGAGCTCTCTTTGAAGTAGCGGATGTTGTTGATCTCGCTGATCTTGACGAATGCGTCCTGCGGCGGGTCCGCGCCCGGACCGGGGTTATGATAGCAAACCACGGGCAACGGGCTCGCCGAAGCGACCTGCGTATAGAACTCCATCAACTCGGCGATCGTCGGCTGTCCGCCCCAGGGCCGCAGCGGCATCAATACCTGCACAAAGTCGCCTCCCACTTCGGCGGCGTACTCCGCCAGCTCGATGACTTCGCGCGGCGCGGGACTCGATGCGCCGAGAAGGACGGGTTTGCGCTTGCCGACCATCTCGGTGGCGATGCGCAGGAGATCCTTCCGCTCCTGGCGCGAGAGCATCGTGTATTCGGCGGCTTCGACGGCAGCGATGGAAACCGCGTCGCAGTCCGCCACCAGAAAGTCAATCTCCCGCTCCAGAGCTTTGTAGTCGACGCGATCGTCTTCGCCGAAAGGCGTCAGGCAAGCGCCGATGATTCCCTTGACCGGTTGAGGGGCAGGCATGAATTCAGTTCAGGAGTTCGGCGACGATCCGCGCGTGGCCTGCGTCGCTGCCTTTGACCCTCAGCGGAAGGGCCAGGATGCGGCTTTTCTTGCCGACGATTTTTCCCAGATTGGTTACGTTTTCCGCGATCAAGACGCCGTTGCCGAGCAGGATTTTATGCACCGGAAAATCGAACCCTTTTTGTCTGAGCGGCGTCGGTAGATCGACGGTGATGCAATCGATGCCGAGCATCTTGACGCCTTTCTCGACCATCCACTCGGCCGCGTCCACCGCGAGATACGGATGGAGGTTGTAATCCGGGCTCTCGAATTTTTCGTCCCAGCCGGTGTGAAGCATTAAGATATCGCCGCGGCTCACCGCGACGCCGGAATTTTTCAGGTCCGCGGCGGTGACCTGCTCCCCTCCCCCCTTCTTCACGGAAATCACCGCGCCCGGACCGACGAAAGATTCCAGCGGCAGTTCCTCGATCGACTTGCCGTTCGGCACGATGTGCACCGGCGCGTCCACGTGCGTGCCGGCGTGGCACGGGAGGGAAATCTCGGTCACGTTCAGCGGGTGGCCTTTTTCCAGGCTGAAAAATTTCTGCACGTGAACCTCCGGCAGGACCGGAATCTTCGGCATGCCTTCGTAAATCACCCGCGACAGATCGACCATCTCCATGGCGCGCCTCCTCACTT
This window contains:
- a CDS encoding FAD/NAD(P)-binding oxidoreductase, which gives rise to MPNGRKQIVILGGGSGGIVAATKLGRALGSRHDVLLIDRRPDHVFMPAFLFVMVGRREPEHITRRLRSLEKRGVKVIQDEIVGIDPARQQIALGGGNIPYDYLIVSLGLEIAADMIPGYAEGAHHAWELEAALKMRRAIEAFDGGRVLVGVPLGPYRCPPAPYEAQWLLDSYFKARGMRDRVTIEYFTRDPEPAGQAHEPVVWMDAQSKARGIKQHYEFFVQSIDPEKRTVNGLYGYKLKYDLLFMIPPHRPARALLDSGLADTETGVRVDYDTLETKWDNVYAIGDCADMPASKAGVVAHQEADVVAHNLTVKLTGRGEALPLRLHTI
- a CDS encoding dihydrodipicolinate synthase family protein, coding for MPAPQPVKGIIGACLTPFGEDDRVDYKALEREIDFLVADCDAVSIAAVEAAEYTMLSRQERKDLLRIATEMVGKRKPVLLGASSPAPREVIELAEYAAEVGGDFVQVLMPLRPWGGQPTIAELMEFYTQVASASPLPVVCYHNPGPGADPPQDAFVKISEINNIRYFKESSRDITKISRLIEQIDLAGRGHYFTTMQPLLATLMMGGSGATMPPPGTRIGAQVVRAFREGDIGRARYWQRCFALFPGKWAAYGLPPVMKSAMKHFGVDIGEPSRPYAPVSPRDHAQIGQFLRQIGLLGERPPTEESLKNAAEALRQEDTFLR
- a CDS encoding cyclase family protein, which gives rise to MEMVDLSRVIYEGMPKIPVLPEVHVQKFFSLEKGHPLNVTEISLPCHAGTHVDAPVHIVPNGKSIEELPLESFVGPGAVISVKKGGGEQVTAADLKNSGVAVSRGDILMLHTGWDEKFESPDYNLHPYLAVDAAEWMVEKGVKMLGIDCITVDLPTPLRQKGFDFPVHKILLGNGVLIAENVTNLGKIVGKKSRILALPLRVKGSDAGHARIVAELLN